One window of the Lachancea thermotolerans CBS 6340 chromosome A complete sequence genome contains the following:
- the INP1 gene encoding Inp1p (weakly similar to uniprot|Q03694 Saccharomyces cerevisiae YMR204C Hypothetical ORF), with product MSGLKASGSTAGEALIRAQQKDPANGAKPSKKKQQSPFKSIKNTLLLRSHKHKKSGANAELVSLNPPKLRRDIVGKSASREKADQKCQQRFSAQRVTLFKYEHVKVMNCNASSQRSNSDSSASTVTSQSTVLRRSSSRDNPSSGSFKRETCLMSNGVLEIYQIITYNVKSPPQKMTYLCLGRKGNIIHPILPRLQVTRLDSPEFKISILLFNPERFWEIEFLPSGELAKLNDQIIFEFEGIISTICSYKSEKSLALDEALPPQQTPGTPDSNESDLEYLLEDSDESFDENVSITGSTCNKDDLIHDAFQKAMKNIAYLDASEKGRGIENKRFSSYPTSSIPSRLQYRSPIVRSTSFPLRLHSNNNDIVNFNILRGSWMDISLDDLRDK from the coding sequence ATGAGTGGCCTCAAGGCAAGTGGTAGCACTGCCGGAGAAGCCTTGATTCGGGCTCAACAGAAGGACCCAGCAAATGGGGCGAAGCCttcgaaaaaaaagcagcaaTCGCCATTCAAAAGCATTAAGAACACATTGCTGCTACGATCACACAAACACAAGAAATCCGGAGCAAACGCAGAGTTAGTAAGTTTGAATCCTCCCAAGCTGCGAAGAGATATAGTAGGAAAGAGCGCGAGCCGTGAGAAAGCGGACCAGAAATGCCAGCAGAGGTTTTCGGCTCAGAGAGTCACACTTTTCAAATATGAACATGTTAAGGTGATGAACTGCAACGCAAGTTCCCAGAGGAGTAATTCCGATTCTTCAGCGTCTACTGTGACATCGCAATCAACTGTACTGCGACGTTCCAGCTCGCGAGATAATCCGTCCTCTGGATCCTTTAAGAGAGAAACTTGCCTCATGTCCAATGGTGTGCTTGAGATTTACCAAATAATAACCTACAATGTGAAGTCACCTCCACAAAAAATGACATACCTGTGCTTAGGGCGCAAGGGCAACATCATTCATCCAATTCTTCCAAGGCTGCAAGTAACAAGGTTAGATTCCCCAGaattcaaaatttcaatatTGCTCTTCAACCCAGAGAGGTTTTGGGAAATCGAGTTTTTGCCATCCGGGGAGCTTGCTAAACTAAACGATcaaatcatttttgaattcgaGGGCATAATTAGCACAATCTGTTCTTATAAGTCAGAAAAGAGTTTGGCTTTGGACGAAGCTCTACCGCCCCAGCAAACTCCAGGTACCCCCGATAGCAATGAAAGTGACTTAGAATACTTGTTGGAAGACTCAGATGAGTCTTTTGACGAAAACGTATCAATAACGGGGTCGACATGTAATAAGGACGATCTTATCCATGACGCTTTCCAGAAAGCTATGAAAAATATCGCATACCTAGATGCCTCTGAAAAAGGGCGCGgcatcgaaaacaaaagattCAGTTCTTACCCAACCTCTTCAATTCCCTCTAGACTGCAATATAGGTCACCCATAGTCCGGTCAACTTCGTTTCCTTTGAGACTTCATTCGAATAATAATGATATCGTCAACTTTAATATCCTTCGTGGAAGCTGGATGGACATCAGTCTCGATGACTTAAGGGATAAATAG
- the GLO1 gene encoding lactoylglutathione lyase GLO1 (highly similar to uniprot|P50107 Saccharomyces cerevisiae YML004C GLO1 Monomeric glyoxalase I catalyzes the detoxification of methylglyoxal (a by-product of glycolysis) via condensation with glutathione to produce S-D-lactoylglutathione expression regulated by methylglyoxal levels and osmotic stress), whose protein sequence is MHSVARYLGRLTNVYRLPAIRKMSSEAKFYPIKIEAAQNDASLKLNHTCVRVKDPQRSVEFYKSKFGMELVGHKKFPDAKFDLYFLSFPKSNLQHNSRGEIDVFRENGMLELTHNYGTESDPTFKVNNGNEEPYRGFGHICFSVADIEKTCKDLEEKGVAFKKKLTDGRQKNIAFALDPDGYWIELVSYGRSDSGEPVKDEGYKFNHTMVRVKDAQKSLEFYQNVLGMKILDISKHENAKFTLYFLSYDGAKPRWMQESVLELTHNWGTESDPDFQYHNGNSEPQGYGHICISLEDPETLCKEIESQYGDKVQWGVKFNQGKMKNLAFIKDPDGYSIEVVPYGLCT, encoded by the coding sequence ATGCACTCAGTGGCAAGATACCTAGGACGTTTAACCAACGTTTATCGGCTACCTGCAATTCGAAAAATGAGTTCAGAAGCTAAATTCTACCCTATCAAAATTGAAGCGGCCCAAAATGATGCCTCGCTAAAACTCAATCACACATGCGTTAGGGTCAAAGACCCTCAACGCAGCGTTGAGTTTTACAAGAGCAAGTTCGGAATGGAGCTTGTGGGCCACAAGAAGTTCCCGGATGCAAAGTTTGATCTTTATTTCCTATCCTTCCCGAAGAGCAACCTACAGCACAACTCTAGAGGTGAAATTGACGTATTTCGCGAAAATGGGATGCTGGAGCTCACGCACAACTACGGTACAGAGAGTGACCCAACTTTCAAGGTGAACAATGGTAATGAAGAGCCATACCGCGGTTTTGGCCACATCTGTTTCAGTGTCGCAGACATCGAGAAAACCTGTAAAGACCTCGAAGAGAAGGGCGTCgccttcaagaagaagttaaCAGACGGCCGTCAAAAGAATATAGCATTTGCACTCGACCCCGATGGATACTGGATTGAGCTTGTATCATACGGAAGATCCGACTCTGGGGAGCCCGTGAAGGACGAGGGTTACAAGTTCAACCACACCATGGTTCGTGTCAAGGATGCCCAAAAGTCGCTAGAGTTCTACCAAAATGTGCTAGGAATGAAGATTCTGGACATTAGCAAGCATGAAAACGCAAAGTTTACTCTGTACTTCCTGAGCTACGACGGCGCGAAGCCCAGATGGATGCAAGAGAGCGTGCTTGAGCTAACACACAATTGGGGGACCGAAAGCGACCCGGACTTCCAGTATCACAACGGTAACTCGGAGCCTCAAGGCTACGGACACATTTGCATCAGCCTCGAGGACCCAGAGACTTTGTGTAAGGAGATTGAGAGCCAATACGGTGACAAAGTTCAGTGGGGCGTTAAGTTCAACCAAGgcaagatgaagaacttggcCTTTATCAAGGATCCAGATGGATACTCAATCGAGGTTGTCCCATACGGGCTATGTACTTAA
- the PRP2 gene encoding DEAH-box RNA-dependent ATPase PRP2 (similar to uniprot|P20095 Saccharomyces cerevisiae YNR011C PRP2 RNA-dependent ATPase in the DEAH-box family required for activation of the spliceosome before the first transesterification step in RNA splicing), translating into MSGTISGTGKRRLKSHDVVDDAPIKKPKAHEEGASQNDGLQAQQKSTDLNTGEVDHNIDEMRILARRQYLASREQLKLQVLQQELVFLEKDVEKYGWEQLTQKERDEITLKRELVALVQQREDAGKHGFKFQDDYIDENGSIDLNRKQQLLKRKPAQNGEKESRQKLWEDQQMKNAVRAASGAEEIYVEGSQGYDFVFDDEAMIEFTEDSNEDVLPEEHSEYDNKLLTELERENKRLLTIQETRKSLPVYHFRQELLTSIKENQILIVVGETGSGKTTQLPQYLVEDGYTQRGRYQIACTQPRRVAATSVAARVADEMNVVLGKQVGYSIRFEDKTTPDTTILKYMTDGMLLREFMTDPELSKYACIMIDEAHERTLATDVLLGLLKDILPHRKDLKLIISSATMNATKFSSFFYDAPIFNVPGRRFPVDIHYTLQPEANYLNAAVTTIFQIHTTQALPGDILVFLTGQEEIEAAQQSLEDIAHALGDKIKDMVIAPIYANLPQEQQSKIFQKTPQDCRKIVLATNIAETSLTIDGIKYVVDPGFVKENSYVPSTGMSQLLTVPCSRASVDQRAGRAGRVGPGKCFRIFTKWSYFHELEPLPKPEILRTNLSQVVLLLLSLGVTDLINFPLLDKPSIPALSKALENLYILGALNSKGVITRLGRMMCEFPCEPDFGKVIHTAATHESCKGALEEVVTIVAMLHETASIFVHARAERDQNKTAVVGKVSSDHMLYLRTFNSWRDMDYSKSWCFDHKVQYKTMVRVRNIRDQLWRCCDKLGLAALNEKAMKSLNVDENLEPRIIKSFIAGFPTNVARLSPTGYRTLGKSQGGVNVSIHPTSTVFQAARQDMKKPSKLILYQRLVLTSKEFMRDCMPVPREDWLQEMVPHYFNGDNTQD; encoded by the coding sequence ATGAGCGGAACTATATCTGGAACCGGAAAAAGGCGACTGAAAAGCCATGATGTGGTTGATGATGCCCCGATCAAGAAGCCTAAAGCTCACGAAGAGGGTGCTTCTCAGAATGATGGTCTACAAGCACAGCAGAAGAGTACGGACCTAAATACTGGGGAAGTAGACCACAATATAGATGAAATGCGTATCCTCGCAAGGCGGCAATACTTGGCTTCGCGGGAACAGCTAAAACTACAAGTGCTGCAACaggagcttgtttttctcgaGAAAGACGTTGAGAAGTATGGATGGGAGCAGCTCACGCAAAAGGAGAGGGACGAAATTACCCTCAAAAGAGAACTAGTTGCCCTTGTCCAACAGCGCGAAGATGCTGGGAAACACGGATTCAAATTCCAAGATGACTATATTGACGAGAACGGGAGCATTGATTTGAACCGCAAGCAACAGCTTCTTAAGCGCAAGCCTGCTCAGAATGGTGAGAAAGAGTCTCGGCAGAAGCTATGGGAAGATCAACAAATGAAGAACGCAGTACGCGCTGCATCAGGTGCAGAAGAAATTTATGTTGAAGGTTCCCAAGGCTacgattttgttttcgatgaCGAAGCTATGATCGAATTTACAGAGGATTCTAACGAAGATGTTCTTCCAGAAGAGCATTCTGAGTACGATAATAAGCTTCTAacagagcttgaaagggAAAACAAGCGCTTGTTGACAATCCAGGAAACTCGCAAGTCTTTGCCTGTTTACCACTTTCGCCAAGAACTCCTCACAAGTATTAAAGAAAATCAGATTTTGATTGTAGTTGGTGAGACTGGTTCAGGAAAAACCACGCAACTGCCCCAGTATCTCGTGGAGGATGGATATACCCAGAGGGGTAGATACCAGATCGCGTGTACTCAACCTCGTCGTGTCGCTGCGACATCTGTGGCCGCCAGAGTAGCAGATGAGATGAATGTTGTATTGGGCAAACAAGTTGGGTATTCGATCAGATTTGAAGACAAAACAACTCCCGACACCaccattttgaaatatATGACGGACGGTATGCTTTTGCGAGAGTTCATGACCGACCCCGAGCTCAGCAAATATGCATGCATCATGATAGATGAGGCACACGAAAGAACTTTAGCAACAGATGTGCTTCTAGGACTGCTTAAAGACATACTACCCCACCGCAAAGACCTGAAACTCATCATCTCGTCTGCTACCATGAACGCCACGaagttttccagcttcttttaCGATGCACCGATTTTCAACGTCCCGGGCAGGCGTTTCCCTGTAGATATACATTACACACTGCAACCTGAGGCTAATTATCTCAACGCGGCAGTAACTACTATTTTCCAAATTCACACCACTCAAGCGCTTCCAGGTGATATACTAGTGTTCTTGACTGGTCAAGAGGAGATTGAAGCTGCACAGCAAAGCTTGGAGGACATAGCGCATGCACTAGgtgacaaaatcaaagacatGGTTATTGCCCCGATTTACGCCAATCTCCCACAAGAGCAGCAgtccaaaatttttcagaaaacaCCGCAAGATTGCCGGAAAATTGTCCTGGCTACAAACATTGCAGAGACTTCACTTACTATCGACGGCATAAAGTACGTTGTTGATCCCGGCTTTGTTAAGGAAAACTCGTATGTTCCTTCAACTGGCATGTCTCAATTATTGACAGTGCCGTGCTCTCGCGCGTCGGTGGATCAGCGTGCTGGCCGTGCTGGTCGTGTCGGGCCGGGCAAGTGTTTTCGAATTTTCACGAAATGGTCGTATTTCCATGAACTTGAGCCTCTACCAAAGCCAGAAATACTGAGGACTAACTTGTCTCAAGTTGTTCTCCTACTTTTATCTCTAGGTGTAACTGACCTCATAAATTTTCCGCTTCTGGACAAGCCTAGCATTCCAGCGCTCAGCAAGGCGTTGGAGAACCTGTATATCCTTGGTGCGCTTAACAGTAAAGGCGTCATAACAAGGCTAGGGCGGATGATGTGCGAGTTTCCTTGCGAGCCAGACTTTGGGAAGGTCATTCACACTGCAGCTACACATGAGAGTTGTAAGGGCGCACTCGAGGAGGTTGTGACCATAGTTGCAATGCTTCATGAGACAGCTTCTATATTTGTGCACGCACGCGCCGAGCGTGACCAGAATAAAACGGCGGTTGTAGGAAAGGTCTCCAGCGACCATATGCTTTATTTGCGAACCTTTAACAGCTGGAGAGACATGGACTATTCAAAGTCTTGGTGCTTCGATCATAAGGTGCAATACAAGACGATGGTTAGAGTGCGAAACATCAGAGATCAACTTTGGAGATGTTGCGATAAACTCGGTCTGGCGGCTCTCAATGAAAAGGCCATGAAATCTTTAAATGTCGACGAAAACCTAGAACCTCGTATTATCAAGAGTTTTATTGCTGGTTTCCCAACTAACGTTGCTCGTCTGAGCCCTACTGGTTATCGAACCCTCGGGAAAAGTCAAGGTGGTGTCAATGTTAGCATACACCCAACAAGTACTGTTTTCCAGGCAGCTAGGCAAGACATGAAGaaaccttcaaagctcaTTCTCTACCAGCGACTCGTACTTACGTCAAAAGAATTTATGCGTGACTGCATGCCAGTTCCTCGTGAAGAttggcttcaagaaatggtTCCACACTACTTCAACGGCGACAATACTCAGGACTAG
- the PFK2 gene encoding 6-phosphofructokinase subunit beta (highly similar to uniprot|P16862 Saccharomyces cerevisiae YMR205C PFK2 Beta subunit of heterooctameric phosphofructokinase involved in glycolysis indispensable for anaerobic growth activated by fructose-2 6-bisphosphate and AMP mutation inhibits glucose induction of cell cycle-related genes) — MRNSVSITSSFYDFIKDKLREVRPKRANLAQRRSKSNFSTSESIFLSIEMTVDIPLVNGTSECTVTAYSKDTYQSAVDFYAQFLQLEQESAAGTSTFLRNSNVALEVVLVEDSKKHAASEERLQKLTSSLETADWRSLVSDSLVFKAVDVAQCKANLEEQKASYQAYPTDLFPMELYAVDPVGNVVGVTKTKNAVSAMPTAPPASKGSFTSTAPSSAQSTIDLTSAGSMSISDSLTAEPKGSEQKAIAVMTSGGDAPGMNANVRAIVRTAISKGCRAYVVMEGYEGLVRGGPEYIKQFNWEDVRGWSSEGGTNIGTARCMEFRERAGRLLGALHLIEAGVDALIVCGGDGSLTGADLFRSEWPSLLEELRDTGKITSEQYTRYKHLNICGTVGSIDNDMSTTDATIGAYSSLDRICRAIDYIEATANSHSRAFVVEVMGRNCGWLALMAGIATTADYILIPEKPASSREWQDQMCDIVSKHRSRGKRTTIVVVAEGAIANDLTPISPNDVHKVLVDRLGLDTRVTTLGHVQRGGTAVAYDRILATLQGVEAVNAVLESSPDTPSPLIAINENKITRKSLVDSVRLTKSVAEAIHAKDFKKAMSLRDTEFVEHLNNFMAVNSADHNPPKLPQEKRLKIAIVNVGAPAGGINSAVYSMATYCMSQGHRPYAIYNGWSGLARHESVRSLDWKSMLGWQSRGGSEIGTNRVTPEEADIGMIAYYFQKYQFDGLMIVGGFEAFVSLHQLERARENYPAFRIPMVLIPATLSNNVPGTEYSLGTDTALNALMDYCDVIKQSAASTRGTAFVVDVQGGNSGFLATNASLAVGAQVSYVPEEGISLEQLSEDIETLRESFETAQGRNRFGKLILKSKNASKVFTPEVLAEVMTSEAKGSFSAKSAIPGHVQQGGLPSPIDRTRATRLAIKAVGYIEQQQEVIAKARADDEEFDPDNKEISATAAVLGIKGSHVVFSSIRQIYDFETEVVKRMPKVIHWESTRAIADSLVGRKKV; from the coding sequence ATGCGCAACAGCGTGTCTATCACCTCATCCTTTTACGATTTTATAAAAGACAAGTTGAGAGAAGTCAGACCAAAGAGAGCGAATTTAGCGCAAAGAAGATCCAAATCGAATTTCTCGACCTCCGAAAGCATCTTTCTCAGCATCGAGATGACTGTTGATATTCCATTGGTCAACGGTACCTCAGAATGTACCGTGACCGCATATTCCAAAGACACCTATCAGTCGGCTGTGGACTTTTACGCGCAGTTCCTgcagctggagcaggagaGCGCGGCTGGCACATCGACCTTTCTCCGTAACTCGAACGTCGCGCTGGAAGTTGTTCTGGTTGAAGACTCCAAGAAGCACGCCGCGAGCGAGGAGCGTCTCCAAAAGCTCACCAGCAGCCTCGAGACGGCTGACTGGAGATCCCTTGTGTCTGACTCCCTAGTCTTCAAGGCTGTCGACGTGGCTCAGTGCAAGGCTAACCTAGAAGAGCAGAAGGCCAGCTACCAGGCCTACCCAACCGACCTGTTCCCTATGGAGCTCTACGCTGTCGACCCAGTCGGCAACGTTGTCGGTGTCACTAAGACCAAGAATGCTGTCAGCGCTATGCCTACTGCCCCCCCTGCTTCTAAGGGGAGCTTCACCTCCACAGCCCCATCTTCCGCACAGTCGACCATTGACTTGACAAGCGCAGGTTCCATGTCGATCTCGGACTCTTTGACTGCCGAGCCAAAGGGCTCTGAGCAGAAGGCCATTGCTGTCATGACCTCCGGTGGTGACGCTCCTGGTATGAACGCCAACGTTCGTGCCATTGTGCGTACTGCTATTTCTAAGGGCTGCCGTGCCTACGTTGTGATGGAGGGTTACGAAGGTTTGGTGCGTGGTGGCCCTGAGTACATCAAGCAATTCAACTGGGAAGACGTCCGTGGCTGGTCTAGCGAGGGTGGTACCAACATCGGTACTGCTCGTTGCATGGAATTCAGAGAGCGTGCGGGGAGACTTCTTGGTGCTTTGCACTTGATCGAGGCCGGTGTCGACGCATTGATCGTATGTGGCGGTGACGGTTCGCTAACCGGTGCTGACCTCTTCAGATCCGAGTGGCCATCTCTGCTCGAGGAACTGAGGGACACAGGCAAGATCACATCTGAACAGTACACTAGATACAAGCACCTGAACATTTGTGGTACTGTCGGGTCCATTGACAACGATATGTCTACCACCGATGCCACAATTGGTGCTTACTCTTCTCTGGACAGAATCTGCAGAGCCATTGACTACATTGAGGCAACCGCTAACTCTCACTCCAGAGCCTTCGTTGTCGAGGTCATGGGTAGAAACTGTGGTTGGTTGGCTTTGATGGCCGGTATTGCCACTACCGCTGACTACATTCTGATCCCAGAAAAGCCTGCTTCTTCCAGGGAATGGCAAGACCAGATGTGCGACATTGTCTCGAAGCACAGATCAAGAGGCAAGAGAACTAccattgttgttgttgctgaagGTGCCATTGCCAACGACCTGACTCCAATTTCTCCTAACGACGTCCACAAGGTCCTTGTTGACAGATTGGGTCTAGACACTAGAGTTACTACGCTAGGTCACGTCCAGAGAGGTGGTACTGCTGTTGCTTACGACCGTATTCTGGCCACTCTACAGGGTGTTGAGGCTGTCAATGCCGTTTTGGAATCCAGCCCAGACACTCCATCTCCTCTCATTGCCATCAACGAGAACAAAATCACTCGTAAGTCATTGGTTGACTCTGTCAGATTGACCAAGTCTGTTGCAGAGGCTATTCACGCCaaggacttcaagaaagccaTGAGCTTGAGAGACACTGAGTTTGTTGAGCacttgaacaacttcatgGCTGTCAACTCTGCCGACCACAACCCTCCTAAATTGCCACAAGAGAAGAGACTTAAGATTGCCATTGTTAACGTCGGTGCTCCCGCTGGTGGTATCAACTCCGCTGTCTACTCCATGGCTACCTACTGTATGTCTCAAGGTCACAGACCTTACGCTATCTACAACGGTTGGTCCGGTTTGGCCAGACATGAGAGTGTCCGTTCCCTAGACTGGAAGTCCATGCTTGGCTGGCAGAGCCGTGGTGGTTCCGAAATCGGTACCAACAGAGTTACCCCTGAGGAGGCTGACATCGGTATGATTGCCTACTACTTCCAGAAGTACCAGTTCGATGGTTTGATGATCGTTGGTGGTTTCGAGGCCTTTGTCTCTTTGCACCAGTTGGAAAGAGCAAGAGAAAACTACCCTGCTTTCAGAATTCCAATGGTGTTGATCCCAGCCACTCTGTCCAACAACGTTCCAGGTACTGAGTATTCCTTGGGTACTGACACCGCCCTTAACGCTTTGATGGACTACTGTGACGTTATCAAGCAGTCTGCTGCCTCCACCAGAGGTACTGCATTCGTTGTTGACGTCCAGGGTGGCAACTCAGGTTTCTTGGCGACAAATGCTTCTCTAGCTGTTGGCGCCCAGGTTTCCTACGTTCCAGAGGAGGGAATTTCTTTGGAGCAGCTGTCAGAGGACATTGAAACTCTACGCGAAAGCTTCGAGACCGCTCAAGGCAGAAACAGATTCGGTAAGTTGATCCTCAAGTCGAAGAACGCCTCTAAGGTGTTTACCCCAGAGGTCTTGGCTGAGGTCATGACTTCTGAGGCTAAGGGTTCATTCAGCGCCAAATCTGCAATCCCAGGTCACGTTCAACAGGGTGGTTTGCCATCTCCAATTGACAGAACCAGAGCCACAAGACTGGCTATCAAGGCTGTTGGTTACATTGAGCAGCAACAAGAGGTCATCGCGAAGGCTCGCGCTGACGATGAGGAGTTTGACCCAGACAACAAGGAGATTTCTGCCACTGCTGCCGTGCTAGGTATCAAGGGTTCCCACGTTGTGTTCTCCTCTATCAGACAAATCTACGACTTTGAGACTGAGGTCGTCAAGAGGATGCCAAAGGTCATCCACTGGGAAAGCACCAGAGCTATTGCTGACAGCTTGGTGGGTAGAAAGAAGGTGTAA
- the URK1 gene encoding uridine kinase URK1 (similar to uniprot|P27515 Saccharomyces cerevisiae YNR012W URK1 converts ATP and uridine to ADP and UMP Uridine kinase), which yields MGGLESNSNSNLSLFIGPEDGSQELRRTGDPADHGPRYIPPWTTPYVIGVGGSSGSGKTSVAAKIISSINTPWTVLISLDNFYKPLTQEQREQAFQNNFDFDEPDSIDLDLAYECIRSLKEGKKTSIPLYSFVHHNRVPGKSVTIYGSSVIVVEGIYALHDKRLLDLMDLKVFVDVDLDVCLARRLSRDIISRGRELDGCIQQWEKFVKPNAEKYVNPSMKNADVIIPSMGNNAVATQTVINHIKSRLQVKSRKHLQELRNLGHTKELKPLSEMGNVHQLEHTSQVVALKTILLDKYTPRDDFVFYFDRIASILISRALDDMPLHPQKQITTPTGIKVTAPSVHFDKVASINIVRSGDCFMRSLKKAVPGMAMGKLLIQSDSNTGEPQLHCEFLPPGLENYEQVLLADAQIISGAAVIMAIQVLLDHGVPLSKIKVLVYLATEIGIRRIVNAFSGSVTIHAGEIVATEALGTHHCKWARKRFVDSQYFGCD from the coding sequence ATGGGAGGGCTTGAATCTAACTCAAATAGCAACCTCTCCCTTTTCATTGGCCCCGAAGATGGCTCCCAAGAGCTGCGCAGGACGGGAGACCCTGCAGATCACGGCCCTCGTTACATCCCACCTTGGACAACGCCTTATGTTATAGGTGTTGGAGGAAGTTCCGGCTCCGGCAAAACGAGTGTAGCAGCAAAGATCATCTCATCGATAAATACGCCCTGGACTGTTTTGATATCTCTAGACAATTTCTATAAACCCTTGACGCAAGAACAGCGGGAACAGGCGTTTCAGAAcaactttgattttgacgaGCCCGATTCCATCGACCTTGATCTTGCATATGAGTGTATCCGCAGTTTGAAGGAAGGCAAGAAAACGTCGATCCCGCTTTACAGCTTCGTTCACCACAACAGAGTACCTGGAAAGAGCGTCACAATTTATGGTTCCAGTGTCATTGTGGTCGAAGGAATCTATGCTCTTCATGACAAGCGCTTGCTGGATCTTATGGATTTGAAAGtctttgttgatgtcgaCCTGGACGTTTGCCTTGCAAGAAGACTATCTCGAGACATCATCTCCAGAGGACGAGAGCTGGACGGGTGCATCCAGCAATGGGAAAAGTTTGTGAAGCCCAATGCTGAGAAATATGTGAACCCCAGTATGAAAAATGCTGACGTGATAATTCCCTCGATGGGCAACAACGCTGTCGCAACTCAGACGGTTATCAACCATATTAAATCGAGACTACAGGTCAAATCGCGAAAGCATTTACAGGAATTGAGAAACCTTGGGCATACCAAAGAACTAAAGCCTTTAAGCGAGATGGGGAACGTCCATCAGCTTGAGCACACTAGCCAAGTGGTTGCACTAAAGACAATATTATTGGACAAATACACACCAAGAGACGATTTCGTTTTCTACTTCGATAGAATTGCGTCTATCTTAATCTCGCGTGCCCTGGATGATATGCCGTTGCACCCACAAAAGCAGATCACAACCCCAACTGGAATCAAAGTGACTGCTCCTTCAGTACACTTCGACAAAGTTGCCTCCATTAATATTGTGCGCTCTGGCGACTGCTTTATGaggtctttgaagaaagcggTTCCAGGGATGGCCATGGGCAAGCTTCTGATCCAGTCTGATTCAAATACTGGTGAACCGCAGCTTCACTGCGAATTCCTACCTCCCGGTCTTGAAAACTATGAACAGGTCTTACTGGCCGATGCCCAAATTATATCTGGCGCAGCGGTTATCATGGCTATTCAAGTCTTACTAGACCATGGTGTTccgctttcaaagataaAGGTGTTGGTTTACCTGGCAACTGAGATTGGCATACGCCGTATCGTCAATGCATTCAGTGGCTCAGTCACAATTCATGCTGGTGAGATTGTGGCGACCGAAGCACTAGGGACGCATCATTGCAAGTGGGCGAGAAAAAGATTCGTAGACTCTCAATACTTCGGTTGCGACTAA